The following nucleotide sequence is from Barnesiella viscericola DSM 18177.
CCGGTCATGCCCGATTACACGGGTGATACGCATGATACGCTCGTGGTACTCCGGGCGCACATACGCCATCTTCCCCTCACGTGCCTTTACTTCCGGGTCGCGGATGAACAGGCGTTCATAGTCCTTCTCACTGCATTTGCCGCTTACCGGGACAGGCGACAGTATTTCCACACTCGCCTGCACTTGGGTAAACATACCTCCGCAGTCTTGCTGTGGTCTTTTTTCATTCGGTGTCATTTCTTTTTCCATTTTCAAATCAGATCTTCACGTTGTTTCTTGTACAGTTCGTTGATTCTCTCCTTGTGCTGTTCCAGATGCTGGCGCAGCACGGTATCCACATATCCGCCTACTGAGATTTCCCCTCCGGCGATGTCGTTCACGATTCTGAGGATCTTGCCGTGGACGTCACGGCTGATATAGACACATTGGCGGGTCTTTATCTCGTTGCGGCGCAGGAATAGCTCGTTGTAGTCCTCGTCCTGCCTTTTCCGGCGTCCACTTTCCCTCTGCGCTTTTTCCCGTGTTACGGGTTGCACAGGAGATGGTTCCGGTGCGGCGGTGTCCTCTTCGGTCGGTGCAGCTGCGGGTACTTCCTGTGCGGGGCGCAGTGTCCCGTCCTGTGTGCGCCGCCCGATGGAGGCTAACAGCAGTTCCTCGTCGATGCCTTCCGTGTTCACTTTCCTGCTGCCCATGCTCACTGCGGTCTGATGATGTCGCTTATCTCTTCGGAAAACTCCCGGATGCCACTCCCTTTCAGCAGTGCCGTGTCCATCGGGAAGATGGTGGAGCGGAAAACGCTCTTGCGCTCTTCCGAAAGGTCACGGCGGAACTTCTTGCTGTCGGGCAAGCGGGTGGAAAGTACCGGAAAGCCCATTTCGGCTATCACTTCCTCGTAGATGCCGTACAAGTCGTTCCTCTCCCTGCCGTCCACCATCGTCCAGAACAGATGCAGCCCCTTTGTTTTCGCCTGTCCGGTAGTCATCAGCCTGTCGCGGAACATCGTGACGAATTTCAGGGTACTCTCCACGACAAAGCGGTCGGCACTCAGCGGAGTGAAAATGTAGTCCATCTGCGAGAGCGTCTTTATCACGCCGTTGCTTCGGAGTGTGCCGGGCATGTCGAAGAACACCACGTCGGGTTTCACGTCCTCAGTGGCAATCATCCTCTCGGCATCGTCGAGGGCGTTCACCGCATTGCTTTTGACGATGGTGTAGGCGTTCTTTTTGATCCGGCGGAAATGGTCGCAAGCGAGAGCCTTGAAGTAGGTGCTGCTGTCGATAAGCCCCATTTCGTGTTCGCGCAGCCCGTGGATGCTGTGCTGCGGGTCGTCGCAGTCCACGACGGCGACATTGTAGCCTTTCACGTTGTGCAGGTAGCTGGCGGCAAGTGCCGTGACAGTGGATTTGCCGATGCCACCTTTCTGTGTTGCGAATGCAACGAAGATTTCCTTACTCATAGTTCCATTTATTTTAATTGTTGATGATTTGTTTTTCTGTTTCCATACGGATTTGGCTGTCGCACCATCCGCTTCCGTGACTACACACGCAGGCGGGTCGTCGCGTAT
It contains:
- a CDS encoding DUF3408 domain-containing protein, which produces MGSRKVNTEGIDEELLLASIGRRTQDGTLRPAQEVPAAAPTEEDTAAPEPSPVQPVTREKAQRESGRRKRQDEDYNELFLRRNEIKTRQCVYISRDVHGKILRIVNDIAGGEISVGGYVDTVLRQHLEQHKERINELYKKQREDLI
- a CDS encoding ParA family protein; its protein translation is MINGTFKYPEIRFFGYLPKRIPEPSETRFSDNSVTYGFNDFMTQCRQSPFVRRTASPQNRIRDDPPACVVTEADGATAKSVWKQKNKSSTIKINGTMSKEIFVAFATQKGGIGKSTVTALAASYLHNVKGYNVAVVDCDDPQHSIHGLREHEMGLIDSSTYFKALACDHFRRIKKNAYTIVKSNAVNALDDAERMIATEDVKPDVVFFDMPGTLRSNGVIKTLSQMDYIFTPLSADRFVVESTLKFVTMFRDRLMTTGQAKTKGLHLFWTMVDGRERNDLYGIYEEVIAEMGFPVLSTRLPDSKKFRRDLSEERKSVFRSTIFPMDTALLKGSGIREFSEEISDIIRPQ
- a CDS encoding DUF3408 domain-containing protein; translated protein: MEKEMTPNEKRPQQDCGGMFTQVQASVEILSPVPVSGKCSEKDYERLFIRDPEVKAREGKMAYVRPEYHERIMRITRVIGHDRLTLSAYIDHVLTHHFNQCEDAIKSLYARNYNSVF